The Pygocentrus nattereri isolate fPygNat1 chromosome 1, fPygNat1.pri, whole genome shotgun sequence genome window below encodes:
- the net1 gene encoding neuroepithelial cell-transforming gene 1 protein isoform X2 codes for MVAYDEPGVVPIKRTLQNIDYQNQACKELEEPSTKRVRPLGRVTSLANLISPVKNGAVRRFGQTLQASFRGDGRSPSVPQHKACSKAAAPTPPKRRNSTLWSETLDVHQKGTFSTKEIKRQEAIFELTRGEQDLIEDLQLARKAYHDPMLKLSIMSEEELTAIFGDLDAYIPLHEDLLAQLAKATGPDGTVGEIGEIVVNWLPRLNAYRAYCSNQLAAKALLDQKKQDPRVQDFLQRCLESPFSRKLDLWSFLDIPRSRLVKYPLLLREILRHTPPEHPDTTSLEQAVSIIQGVLADINMKKGESECQYYIDKLEYLDDRQRDPRIEQCKSLLCHGELRNKSGTKLHVFLFTEVLVLTRPVTRNDRHCFQVYRQPIPVQDLVVEDLQDGDVRMGGSFRGAFSNADKAKNIFRVRFQDPAQGQSHTLQVNDIFHKQQWLNCLRSAMSVIQSEASAASPDVRSKRRSSTVSAVVHMEETDENQPQSAAPSSPESDEPPSPTPSATSTLSTSSTSSSNSTSPPRKSKKDKRVLCSLGKRKETMV; via the exons ATGGTGGCTTACGATGAACCTGGTGTGGTGCCTATCAAACGGACTCTACAGAACATAGACTACCAGAACCAGGCTTGTAAAGAACTTGAG gaacCCAGTACTAAGCGCGTGCGGCCATTGGGCCGAGTTACCTCGCTGGCGAATCTCATCTCCCCCGTGAAGAATGGGGCCGTCCGTCGCTTTGGCCAGACCCTCCAGGCCTCATTTCGGGGTGACGGGCGGTCCCCAAGTGTGCCCCAGCACAAGGCCTGCAGCAAGGCAGCGGCACCCACACCCCCCAAGCGCCGCAACAGCACACTGTGGTCCGAGACCCTAGACGTACACCAGAAAGGCACATTCTCCACTAAGGAGATCAAGCGACAGGAG GCAATCTTTGAGCTCACTCGTGGAGAGCAGGACCTGATTGAGGACCTCCAGCTCGCTCGCAAG GCATACCATGACCCAATGCTGAAACTGTCAATCATGTCCGAGGAGGAGCTAACAGCCATCTTTGGTGATCTGGATGCTTACATCCCACTTCATGAAG ATCTGTTGGCTCAGTTGGCCAAGGCTACAGGTCCTGACGGCACAGTGGGAGAGATCGGCGAAATCGTAGTCAACTGG CTGCCAAGGCTGAACGCATACCGGGCGTACTGCAGCAACCAGCTGGCAGCCAAGGCCCTTCTAGACCAGAAGAAGCAGGACCCACGGGTGCAGGACTTCCTGCAACGCTGCTTGGAGTCGCCCTTTAGCAGGAAACTGGACCTGTGGAGTTTCCTAGACATCCCTCGCTCACGCCTAGTCAAATACCCACTCCTGCTGAGAGAGATTCTCAGACACACGCCGCCCGAACACCCGGACACCACCAGCCTGGAGCAAGCT GTCAGCATCATTCAGGGCGTGCTAGCAGATATTAATATGAAGAAGGGAGAGTCTGAGTGCCAGTACTACATTGATAAGCTGGAGTATCTggatgacagacagagagacccACGCATAGAGCAGTGCAAGAGCCTGCTGTGTCATGGGGAACTGCGCAACAAGAGTGGAACG AAACTGCATGTGTTCCTCTTTACGGAAGTTCTGGTCCTAACTCGGCCTGTGACGCGGAACGACCGCCACTGTTTCCAAGTATACCGCCAGCCCATCCCAGTGCAGGACCTAGTAGTGGAGGATCTGCAGGACGGAGACGTGCGCATGGGCGGCTCATTCAGAGGGGCCTTCAGCAATGCTGACAAAG CCAAGAACATCTTCCGTGTTCGCTTTCAAGACCCAGCGCAGGGCCAGTCTCACACGCTTCAGGTCAATGACATTTTCCACAAGCAGCAGTGGCTCAACTGCCTGCGCAGTGCCATGTCTGTCATCCAGAGCGAAGCCTCAGCCGCCAGCCCTGATGTCCGCTCCAAACGCCGCTCCTCCACAGTATCTGCTGTGGTCCATATGGAGGAGACAGATGAGAACCAGCCCCAAAGTGCAGCCCCCAGCTCACCTGAGAGCGACGAACCCCCCAGCCCTACTCCCTCTGCCACCTCCACCCTCTCTACCTCTTCAACATCCTCCTCAAACTCCACATCTCCACCCCGCAAATCCAAAAAGGATAAGCGTGTGCTCTGTTCGCTGGGAAAAAGGAAGGAGACCATGGTTTAG
- the net1 gene encoding neuroepithelial cell-transforming gene 1 protein isoform X1 — translation MEETDEPQTTTLPECTNERPKRKASWRRKSAVADAEPESPGSNDRRRPPLRRGSSFTFRTPGPQWDFSLKRKRREKDDDAVSLCSFDFKEPSTKRVRPLGRVTSLANLISPVKNGAVRRFGQTLQASFRGDGRSPSVPQHKACSKAAAPTPPKRRNSTLWSETLDVHQKGTFSTKEIKRQEAIFELTRGEQDLIEDLQLARKAYHDPMLKLSIMSEEELTAIFGDLDAYIPLHEDLLAQLAKATGPDGTVGEIGEIVVNWLPRLNAYRAYCSNQLAAKALLDQKKQDPRVQDFLQRCLESPFSRKLDLWSFLDIPRSRLVKYPLLLREILRHTPPEHPDTTSLEQAVSIIQGVLADINMKKGESECQYYIDKLEYLDDRQRDPRIEQCKSLLCHGELRNKSGTKLHVFLFTEVLVLTRPVTRNDRHCFQVYRQPIPVQDLVVEDLQDGDVRMGGSFRGAFSNADKAKNIFRVRFQDPAQGQSHTLQVNDIFHKQQWLNCLRSAMSVIQSEASAASPDVRSKRRSSTVSAVVHMEETDENQPQSAAPSSPESDEPPSPTPSATSTLSTSSTSSSNSTSPPRKSKKDKRVLCSLGKRKETMV, via the exons atggAGGAAACAGACGAGCCCCAAACAACAACATTACCCGAATGTACGAATGAGAGGCCGAAAAGGAAGGCGAGCTGGAGGAGAAAGTCTGCTGTGGCGGACGCAGAGCCCGAGTCTCCGGGGAGCAACGACAGGAGACG gCCTCCTTTGAGAAGAGGAAGTTCTTTCACATTTCGAACACCTGGTCCCCAGTGGGACTTCAGTTTG AAACGTAAGCGCAGAGAGAAAGACGATGATGCTGTCAGTCTTTGCAGCTTTGACTTTAAG gaacCCAGTACTAAGCGCGTGCGGCCATTGGGCCGAGTTACCTCGCTGGCGAATCTCATCTCCCCCGTGAAGAATGGGGCCGTCCGTCGCTTTGGCCAGACCCTCCAGGCCTCATTTCGGGGTGACGGGCGGTCCCCAAGTGTGCCCCAGCACAAGGCCTGCAGCAAGGCAGCGGCACCCACACCCCCCAAGCGCCGCAACAGCACACTGTGGTCCGAGACCCTAGACGTACACCAGAAAGGCACATTCTCCACTAAGGAGATCAAGCGACAGGAG GCAATCTTTGAGCTCACTCGTGGAGAGCAGGACCTGATTGAGGACCTCCAGCTCGCTCGCAAG GCATACCATGACCCAATGCTGAAACTGTCAATCATGTCCGAGGAGGAGCTAACAGCCATCTTTGGTGATCTGGATGCTTACATCCCACTTCATGAAG ATCTGTTGGCTCAGTTGGCCAAGGCTACAGGTCCTGACGGCACAGTGGGAGAGATCGGCGAAATCGTAGTCAACTGG CTGCCAAGGCTGAACGCATACCGGGCGTACTGCAGCAACCAGCTGGCAGCCAAGGCCCTTCTAGACCAGAAGAAGCAGGACCCACGGGTGCAGGACTTCCTGCAACGCTGCTTGGAGTCGCCCTTTAGCAGGAAACTGGACCTGTGGAGTTTCCTAGACATCCCTCGCTCACGCCTAGTCAAATACCCACTCCTGCTGAGAGAGATTCTCAGACACACGCCGCCCGAACACCCGGACACCACCAGCCTGGAGCAAGCT GTCAGCATCATTCAGGGCGTGCTAGCAGATATTAATATGAAGAAGGGAGAGTCTGAGTGCCAGTACTACATTGATAAGCTGGAGTATCTggatgacagacagagagacccACGCATAGAGCAGTGCAAGAGCCTGCTGTGTCATGGGGAACTGCGCAACAAGAGTGGAACG AAACTGCATGTGTTCCTCTTTACGGAAGTTCTGGTCCTAACTCGGCCTGTGACGCGGAACGACCGCCACTGTTTCCAAGTATACCGCCAGCCCATCCCAGTGCAGGACCTAGTAGTGGAGGATCTGCAGGACGGAGACGTGCGCATGGGCGGCTCATTCAGAGGGGCCTTCAGCAATGCTGACAAAG CCAAGAACATCTTCCGTGTTCGCTTTCAAGACCCAGCGCAGGGCCAGTCTCACACGCTTCAGGTCAATGACATTTTCCACAAGCAGCAGTGGCTCAACTGCCTGCGCAGTGCCATGTCTGTCATCCAGAGCGAAGCCTCAGCCGCCAGCCCTGATGTCCGCTCCAAACGCCGCTCCTCCACAGTATCTGCTGTGGTCCATATGGAGGAGACAGATGAGAACCAGCCCCAAAGTGCAGCCCCCAGCTCACCTGAGAGCGACGAACCCCCCAGCCCTACTCCCTCTGCCACCTCCACCCTCTCTACCTCTTCAACATCCTCCTCAAACTCCACATCTCCACCCCGCAAATCCAAAAAGGATAAGCGTGTGCTCTGTTCGCTGGGAAAAAGGAAGGAGACCATGGTTTAG